One Augochlora pura isolate Apur16 chromosome 10, APUR_v2.2.1, whole genome shotgun sequence DNA window includes the following coding sequences:
- the LOC144476240 gene encoding putative oligoribonuclease translates to MEDTKDTHMVWIDTELTGLDIENDTILEIACLITDKNLNVISKEFNIVINQSDVTLNTMNEWCIEQHMITGLTNESRSSKISLKEGEQMLLDFLKTYIPKGVCPLVGNTIYMDRIFLKKYMPLVDDYLHYRIIDVSTIKELVRRWCSEIDQNVPEKNNYHRALVDIKESIQELKYYKKHIFT, encoded by the exons ATGGAAGATACAAAGGACACTCATATGGTTTGGATAGATACAGAA TTAACAGGTTTAGATATAGAAAATGATACTATTTTAGAAATTGCTTGTTTAATAACagacaaaaatttaaacgtaattagtaaagaattcaatattgtaattaatcaGTCTGATGTAACATTGAACACTATGAATGAATGGTGCATAGAACAGCATATGAta ACAGGACTGACAAATGAATCAAGATCAAGTAAAATTAGCTTAAAGGAAGGTGAACAAATGTtacttgattttttaaaaacatatattCCAAAAGGAGTCTGTCCATTGGTTGGTAATACAATTTACATGGACCgcatatttttgaagaaatacaTGCCATTAGTCGAtgattatttacattatagaATCATCGATGTGAGCACAATTAAAGAACTTGTTAG AAGATGGTGCTCTGAAATTGACCAAAATGTacctgaaaaaaataattaccacAGAGCTTTGGTagatataaaagaaagtatacaagaactaaaatattataagaagcatatatttacataa
- the LOC144476048 gene encoding histone H4: MTGRGKGGKGLGKGGAKRHRKVLRDNIQGITKPAIRRLARRGGVKRISGLIYEETRGVLKVFLENVIRDAVTYTEHAKRKTVTAMDVVYALKRQGRTLYGFGG, from the coding sequence ATGACTGGACGTGGAAAAGGTGGAAAGGGTTTGGGAAAAGGAGGTGCCAAGAGGCACAGGAAAGTATTGCGTGATAACATCCAAGGTATCACCAAGCCAGCTATTCGTAGATTGGCAAGAAGAGGTGGTGTTAAACGAATCAGCGGCTTGATCTACGAAGAAACTCGTGGTGTTCTGAAGGTATTCCTGGAAAACGTTATCCGTGATGCCGTCACCTACACCGAACACGCTAAAAGGAAGACCGTAACAGCCATGGATGTTGTTTATGCTTTGAAACGACAAGGCAGAACACTGTACGGTTTCGGAGGCTAG
- the LOC144475799 gene encoding uncharacterized protein LOC144475799, which produces MEDKANVTNTSIESESGPASPAKKSTPKSKSAKAPQKAANKVSSHPPTSEMVNAAIKELKDRKGSSFQAIKKYISTTYSVDGEKITPFIKRYLKSAVTSGIVVQTKGKGASGSFKLPIAKAAESKGKVQKAVKAAEPKKVKKSVEKKKTATSVRKAVATKSPVKKAETAKKPAAKKSPAKTAKASPKTEKKASSETKAISKSKKTAKAPAAKTKTPKPKKVAASKAVKPAAKK; this is translated from the coding sequence ATGGAGGACAAAGCAAACGTTACAAACACCTCCATCGAATCCGAAAGCGGTCCCGCCAGCCCAGCGAAGAAGAGTACGCCGAAATCGAAATCTGCGAAAGCACCACAGAAGGCTGCCAACAAGGTCTCTTCTCATCCACCCACATCAGAAATGGTGAATGCCGCTATCAAGGAACTGAAAGATCGCAAAGGATCTTCGTTCCAGGCTATCAAGAAGTACATCTCTACAACTTACAGCGTGGACGGAGAAAAGATCACTCCATTTATCAAACGTTACTTGAAATCTGCTGTCACGTCTGGCATTGTCGTTCAAACCAAAGGGAAAGGTGCTTCTGGATCGTTTAAATTACCTATAGCAAAGGCTGCCGAATCTAAGGGCAAAGTTCAAAAAGCAGTGAAAGCGGCTGAACCGAAGAAGGTAAAGAAGTCTGTTGAGAAGAAGAAAACTGCAACATCAGTTCGCAAAGCAGTTGCTACTAAATCACCAGTGAAAAAGGCTGAGACAGCAAAGAAACCAGCCGCCAAGAAGTCTCCTGCTAAAACTGCGAAAGCCTCCCCAAAGACTGAAAAGAAGGCTTCCAGCGAAACCAAGGCTATTTCCAAGAGTAAGAAGACAGCAAAAGCACCAGCGGCCAAGACCAAAACTCCCAAACCCAAGAAGGTTGCGGCCTCAAAAGCTGTTAAGCCTGCGGCTAAGAAATAA
- the LOC144475711 gene encoding histone H3, with protein MARTKQTARKSTGGKAPRKQLATKAARKSAPATGGVKKPHRYRPGTVALREIRRYQKSTELLIRKLPFQRLVREIAQDFKTDLRFQSSAVMALQEASEAYLVGLFEDTNLCAIHAKRVTIMPKDIQLARRIRGERA; from the coding sequence ATGGCTCGTACCAAGCAAACTGCTAGGAAGTCTACTGGTGGAAAAGCTCCCCGCAAACAATTGGCGACGAAGGCCGCCCGTAAAAGTGCGCCTGCAACTGGAGGAGTGAAGAAGCCGCATCGTTATAGGCCAGGAACTGTGGCACTCCGAGAAATCCGTAGATACCAGAAAAGCACCGAGCTTCTGATCAGAAAGTTACCCTTCCAACGACTTGTTCGTGAGATTGCGCAAGATTTCAAAACCGATCTCCGTTTCCAAAGTTCTGCCGTTATGGCCCTTCAAGAAGCCAGCGAAGCCTACCTCGTTGGTCTCTTTGAAGATACCAATCTCTGTGCTATCCACGCCAAGAGAGTAACCATCATGCCTAAGGACATCCAGCTAGCACGGCGAATTCGTGGAGAGAGAGCTTAA
- the LOC144475817 gene encoding histone H2A encodes MSGRGKGGKVKGKAKSRSNRAGLQFPVGRIHRLLRKGNYAERVGAGAPVYLAAVMEYLAAEVLELAGNAARDNKKTRIIPRHLQLAIRNDEELNKLLSGVTIAQGGVLPNIQAVLLPKKTEKKA; translated from the coding sequence ATGTCTGGACGCGGAAAAGGTGGTAAAGTTAAGGGAAAGGCGAAGTCCCGCTCTAACCGCGCTGGACTTCAATTTCCCGTTGGTCGTATCCATCGACTTCTGAGGAAAGGAAATTATGCTGAACGCGTCGGCGCTGGTGCTCCGGTTTACTTGGCAGCAGTAATGGAGTATTTGGCCGCTGAAGTTTTGGAGTTGGCCGGTAATGCAGCTCGTGACAATAAGAAGACTAGAATTATCCCACGTCATTTACAGTTGGCTATTCGTAATGACgaagaattgaataaattactttctgGTGTAACGATAGCACAAGGTGGCGTATTGCCAAACATTCAAGCAGTACTTTTGccgaaaaagacagagaagaaAGCTTAA
- the LOC144475852 gene encoding histone H2B — protein sequence MPPKTSGKAVKKAGKAQKNISKADKKKKRRRKESYAIYIYKVLKQVHPDTGISSKAMSIMNSFVNDVFERIAAEASRLAHYNKRSTITSREIQTAVRLLLPGELAKHAVSEGTKAVTKYTSSK from the coding sequence ATGCCACCTAAAACTAGTGGAAAAGCAGTGAAGAAGGCCGGCAAGGCCCAGAAGAATATTAGCAAAGCcgataagaagaagaaacgtAGGAGGAAGGAGAGCTACGCAATCTATATCTACAAAGTTTTGAAACAAGTGCATCCCGATACCGGTATTTCCAGTAAAGCAATGAGTATCATGAACAGTTTTGTTAATGATGTCTTTGAACGCATTGCGGCTGAAGCATCCCGTTTGGCCCACTACAACAAAAGATCCACCATCACATCTCGGGAAATTCAGACTGCTGTCCGTTTGCTCCTGCCTGGTGAACTTGCGAAACACGCTGTCAGTGAAGGCACCAAGGCTGTCACTAAATACACCAGTTCTAAGTGA
- the LOC144475983 gene encoding histone H4, with translation MTGRGKGGKGLGKGGAKRHRKVLRDNIQGITKPAIRRLARRGGVKRISGLIYEETRGVLKVFLENVIRDAVTYTEHAKRKTVTAMDVVYALKRQGRTLYGFGG, from the coding sequence ATGACTGGCCGTGGTAAGGGAGGAAAGGGATTGGGAAAGGGAGGAGCGAAGCGTCATAGGAAGGTACTTCGTGATAACATCCAGGGTATCACAAAGCCGGCTATTCGTCGTCTGGCTCGTCGTGGTGGTGTCAAACGTATTTCCGGTTTAATTTACGAAGAAACTCGTGGTGTGCTGAAAGTATTTCTGGAAAATGTCATTCGTGACGCAGTTACTTACACCGAGCACGCCAAAAGGAAGACTGTCACAGCCATGGACGTTGTCTATGCCCTGAAGAGACAAGGACGCACTTTGTACGGTTTTGGAGGTTAA
- the LOC144475482 gene encoding tryptase-2-like, which translates to MPSFIPNIITPETTSDCCQMLNSLDWLQRTPFVEKIQPIRLAGLDEARESFVDMTSYADGWGKDGQTSSGTKTLKYAQLPVIANDEWVCTWQIDERKKCTADLGQSACQMVKRFENVWGDSGSPLLILRDNVPLQSGIVSYKDGVSHSETNSSYENNKLFKTDRKCYRNAILNAWFR; encoded by the exons ATGCCGTCGTTCATCCCAAATATTATCACACCAGAAACGACATCGGATTGTTGC CAAATGTTGAATTCGTTGGATTGGCTTCAACGGACACCGTTCGTAGAAAAAATTCAACCAATACGGTTGGCCGGTTTGGACGAGGCGAGGGAATCCTTCGTTGACATGACTAGCTATGCGGACGGGTGGGGAAAGGACGGGCAGACCAGCTCAGGTACAAAGACCCTAAAGTATGCTCAACTACCTGTAATCGCCAACGACGAATGGGTTTGTACCTGGCAGATAGATGAAAGGAAGAAATGCACGGCTGACCTTGGTCAGAGTGCCTGCCAGAT ggttaaacgattTGAAAATGTCTGGGGCGATAGTGGAAGCCCTCTCCTTATCTTAAGAGACAACGTGCCACTTCAAAGCGGCATCGTTAGCTACAAAGACGGAGTGTCCCACTCAGAAACCAACAGTAGTTACGAGAATAACAAACTTTTCAAAACAGATCGAAAATGCTACCGGAATGCGATACTGAACGCTTGGTTTCGATGA
- the LOC144475483 gene encoding chymotrypsin-2-like, with translation MTLATVMSLFLVVVAACVSSNVFCSPLLNSLQISNNSRSNHLNVSSIGHFPVSAEENYSADLDTDRIVGGRYARKNQFPFMAVVHRLMGKGYISQCGGTIVTQRWVLTAGHCVAEEPRKFFVLFGVNDKSGMGYNFYQGPGISMMTEIGALHPDYQPSINDVGLLYMPQDIPFGRSIQPIRLPGYNDMYNDFAGKFGIVVGWGKDKSTGVGTSSLKYATLPIISNSECSMSWAVTSNKHVCTAAGYGQDACQGDSGGPLIVYKNYVPVQIGIVSYGDANCPSNRPGVFSRVTGYMDWIQQITGLYYQKKM, from the exons ATGACTTTGGCAACCGTAATGTCGCTCTTCCTCGTTGTCGTTGCCGCCTGCGTGAGTAGCAATGTGTTTTGCAGTCCGCTGTTGAACAGTTTACAAATTTCCAACAACAGTCGTTCGAATCATCTGAATGTCAGCAGCATTGGTCACTTTCCCGTGTCAGCCGAAG AAAATTATTCGGCTGACTTGGACACGGATAGAATAGTCGGAGGAAGATACGCgaggaaaaatcaatttccgtTTATGGCTGTGGTACACCGATTAATGGGCAAAGGATACATTTCGCAATGTGGTGGTACAATTGTTACTCAGAGGTGGGTATTGACAGCGGGTCATTGCGTTGCCGAAGAACCACGAAAATTCTTTGTGCTGTTTGGCGTCAACGATAAATCCGGCATGGGCTACAATTTCTACCAAGGGCCAGGAATTTCTATGATGACCGAAATAGGGGCACTTCACCCAGACTACCAGCCGTCCATAAACGATGTCGGTTTGCTCTATATGCCGCAGGATATTCCATTTGGAC GGAGCATCCAGCCCATTAGGTTGCCAGGATACAACGACATGTACAATGATTTTGCTGGGAAATTCGGTATCGTCGTCGGATGGGGAAAAGATAAATCTACAGGCGTGGGAACCAGTTCGTTGAAATACGCCACATTACCGATCATTTCGAACTCCGAATGCAGCATGAGCTGGGCTGTGACGTCGAATAAGCACGTGTGCACGGCAGCTGGGTACGGACAGGATGCTTGTCAG GGTGACAGTGGTGGTCCTCTAATCgtgtacaaaaattatgttcCTGTTCAAATCGGAATTGTCAGCTACGGAGATGCGAATTGCCCTAGTAATCGGCCTGGCGTATTTTCAAGAGTAACTGGCTACATGGACTGGATCCAACAAATCACAGGACTATACtaccaaaaaaaaatgtaa